The following are encoded together in the Actinobacillus lignieresii genome:
- the murC gene encoding UDP-N-acetylmuramate--L-alanine ligase, with the protein MNNYQDKIKKLVPEMRRVNQIHFIGIGGAGMSGIAEVLLNEGYQISGSDIAEGPVTKRLAEAGAKVFIGHQAENVAGASVVVASSAIDDSNPEVRAAKEARIPVIQRAQMLAEIMRFRHGIAVAGTHGKTTTTAMISMIYTEAKLDPTFVNGGLVKSAGKNAHLGASRYLIAEADESDASFLHLQPMVSVVTNIEPDHMDTYGGDFEQMKATYVKFLRNLPFYGLAVMCADDETVMEIAPQVGRQVLTYGFSEKADYRIEDYQQTGFQGHYTVVCPNGERIDVLLNVPGKHNALNATAALAVAKEEGIANEAILAALADFQGAGRRFDQLGSFIRPNGKVMLVDDYGHHPTEVDVTIKAARSGWENKRVVMIFQPHRYSRTRDLFDDFVQVLSQVDALIMLEVYAAGEAPIVGADSKALCRSIRNLGKVDPILVSDTDQLGEVLDQIIQDGDLILAQGAGSVSRISRGLAESWKA; encoded by the coding sequence ATGAATAATTACCAAGATAAAATTAAAAAATTAGTGCCGGAAATGCGCCGTGTAAATCAGATCCATTTTATCGGTATCGGCGGTGCCGGTATGAGCGGTATTGCCGAAGTGCTGTTAAATGAAGGCTATCAAATTTCCGGTTCGGATATTGCCGAAGGTCCGGTAACTAAACGTTTAGCTGAAGCCGGTGCGAAAGTGTTTATCGGTCATCAAGCGGAGAATGTTGCCGGTGCAAGCGTAGTGGTTGCTTCCAGTGCGATTGACGACAGCAATCCGGAAGTGCGTGCGGCAAAAGAAGCGCGTATTCCGGTGATTCAGCGTGCGCAAATGTTGGCGGAAATTATGCGTTTTCGTCACGGTATTGCGGTTGCGGGAACGCATGGTAAAACAACGACTACCGCAATGATTTCGATGATCTATACCGAAGCGAAATTAGACCCGACTTTTGTAAACGGCGGTTTGGTTAAATCGGCGGGGAAAAATGCGCATTTGGGCGCCAGTCGCTATTTAATTGCGGAAGCGGATGAAAGTGATGCGTCGTTCTTACACTTACAACCGATGGTTTCGGTCGTAACTAATATCGAACCGGATCATATGGACACTTACGGCGGCGATTTCGAGCAGATGAAAGCGACTTACGTAAAATTCCTACGCAACTTACCGTTCTACGGTTTAGCGGTGATGTGTGCCGATGATGAAACGGTAATGGAAATTGCGCCGCAAGTCGGTCGTCAAGTATTAACTTACGGCTTTAGTGAAAAAGCGGATTACCGTATCGAAGATTATCAACAAACCGGTTTCCAAGGTCATTACACTGTGGTTTGTCCGAACGGCGAGCGTATTGACGTATTGTTGAATGTGCCGGGTAAACACAATGCACTGAATGCAACAGCCGCACTGGCGGTCGCAAAAGAAGAAGGGATTGCCAACGAAGCGATTTTAGCCGCACTTGCCGATTTCCAAGGTGCAGGTCGTCGTTTTGACCAATTAGGCTCATTTATTCGTCCGAACGGTAAAGTGATGTTGGTTGATGACTACGGTCATCACCCGACCGAAGTGGATGTAACGATTAAAGCGGCTCGCTCAGGTTGGGAAAACAAACGTGTTGTGATGATTTTCCAACCGCACCGTTATTCGCGTACCCGTGATTTATTTGATGATTTCGTACAAGTGTTATCGCAAGTCGATGCGTTAATTATGCTTGAAGTGTATGCGGCGGGCGAAGCGCCGATTGTCGGTGCGGATAGTAAAGCGCTATGCCGTTCAATCCGTAATTTGGGTAAAGTGGATCCGATTTTGGTTTCGGATACCGATCAGCTCGGTGAAGTATTAGATCAAATTATCCAAGACGGCGATTTAATTCTTGCACAAGGTGCCGGTAGTGTAAGCCGCATTTCTCGTGGCTTGGCGGAAAGCTGGAAAGCCTAA
- a CDS encoding D-alanine--D-alanine ligase, translating into MSIKDEKIAVLFGGVSQEREVSLNSGAAVTEALKSLGYNVEGFDTKDFPIEKLKEKGIQRVFNILHGGIGENGVLQGALEQMGIPYTGCGVMASAVTLDKFRTKLMWQAVGLPTAEMVVIRRGETVDSEQIIAKLGLPVFVKPSSEGSSVGVTKVKTVEQLLPAVEEALKFDSIVLVEAFLAGKEYSVPVLDGQVLPAVQIIPEGEFYDYHAKYISDNTQYLVPALSDDRQAEVAELVKAAYEVVGCRGWSRIDVMEDANGNFNLVEVNTCPGMTSHSIFPKSAATVGIPFEKLVERVLELSA; encoded by the coding sequence ATGAGCATTAAAGACGAAAAAATTGCGGTGTTATTCGGCGGTGTTTCTCAAGAACGCGAAGTATCGCTAAATTCGGGCGCAGCGGTAACCGAAGCGTTAAAATCGCTTGGCTATAATGTGGAAGGTTTTGATACCAAAGATTTCCCGATTGAAAAATTAAAAGAAAAAGGCATTCAACGCGTTTTCAACATTTTACACGGCGGTATCGGTGAAAACGGTGTGTTACAAGGCGCATTGGAGCAAATGGGTATTCCTTATACCGGTTGTGGGGTAATGGCGTCTGCGGTGACCTTAGATAAATTCCGTACCAAATTAATGTGGCAAGCAGTCGGCTTGCCAACGGCAGAAATGGTGGTTATTCGTCGCGGAGAAACGGTCGATTCCGAACAAATTATTGCAAAATTAGGTTTACCGGTTTTCGTTAAACCTTCAAGCGAAGGTTCAAGTGTCGGCGTAACCAAAGTAAAAACGGTTGAGCAATTATTGCCGGCGGTGGAAGAAGCGTTAAAATTCGATTCAATCGTCTTAGTAGAAGCTTTCTTGGCGGGTAAGGAGTATTCTGTTCCGGTGCTAGACGGTCAAGTATTACCGGCGGTACAAATCATTCCCGAAGGGGAGTTTTATGATTACCACGCCAAATATATCTCGGATAATACGCAATATCTCGTACCGGCGTTAAGTGACGATCGTCAGGCGGAAGTAGCGGAACTGGTCAAAGCGGCGTATGAGGTGGTCGGATGCCGTGGTTGGAGCCGTATTGATGTGATGGAAGATGCGAACGGCAATTTCAATTTGGTTGAAGTGAATACTTGTCCGGGTATGACAAGCCATAGTATTTTCCCTAAATCGGCGGCAACGGTCGGCATTCCGTTTGAAAAATTAGTCGAACGTGTATTGGAGTTAAGTGCCTAA
- a CDS encoding cell division protein FtsQ/DivIB, which produces MYSNWHSWLESLDRNPIRAYALTHKTRFTTNADIRETLSQKPALKGYFGQDIQDVKAKLLAISWVRDVVVRKVYPDRLSITLIEHNPVAVWNDVNFLSEQGIVFSLPPDRIDKTGFPMLYGPDTEGKVVLEAWSKIKADLKARNLDLSSVSVDNRGSWTITLSNNVELRLGRGEWTPKIDRFVTIFPEIDVPEGKKLAYVDLRYEHGAAVGFSPLPK; this is translated from the coding sequence GTGTATAGTAATTGGCATAGTTGGTTGGAAAGTCTGGATCGGAACCCGATTCGGGCTTATGCACTTACTCATAAGACAAGATTTACGACAAATGCGGATATCCGGGAAACTTTATCGCAAAAACCGGCTCTAAAAGGATATTTCGGTCAAGATATTCAAGACGTTAAAGCAAAATTATTAGCGATTTCTTGGGTGAGAGACGTCGTGGTTCGAAAAGTTTATCCGGATCGTTTAAGTATCACATTGATTGAACACAATCCTGTTGCCGTATGGAATGACGTGAATTTTTTATCCGAGCAAGGCATTGTATTCAGTTTACCGCCGGATAGGATCGATAAAACCGGATTCCCGATGCTGTACGGACCTGATACCGAAGGTAAAGTGGTTTTAGAGGCGTGGAGTAAAATCAAAGCGGATTTAAAAGCGCGTAATTTGGATTTATCTTCCGTTTCCGTAGATAATCGAGGTTCTTGGACGATAACTTTGTCGAACAATGTCGAACTCAGATTAGGTCGTGGCGAATGGACGCCTAAAATCGATCGCTTCGTGACGATTTTCCCTGAAATTGATGTACCGGAAGGAAAAAAACTTGCTTATGTCGATTTGCGCTACGAACATGGCGCGGCGGTCGGTTTTAGTCCTTTACCTAAATAA
- the ftsA gene encoding cell division protein FtsA, producing MTKIAESKIIVGLDIGTSKVVAVVGEVLPDGVINVIGSGSCPAKGVDRGGVIDLDAAVNSIQRAIEQAESVSDCQIIGVTLAISGQHITALNESGTVPLSGTVTNEDIDAAIHIARSIKLPDGLETLHIIPQEYKVDRLPATKNPVGLSGMRLQAQAHIITCHQDWLRNLKNAVERAKLKVDQVVFSGLASSYSVLTEDEKELGVCLIDIGGGTMDILVYTDGALRFSKVIPFAGNNVTDYIAQVFTTSRNEAESIKINYGSAVNPPTHNADKKIEVAGLGGRMPRTFTKAQVATVTSQCYSDLLKVVENELVQLRHELLQKGIKQELIAGFVLTGGGSQIEDIVECAREIFGSQVRVGYPLNITGLTDYVNKPQYATVLGLLQYSHYNSDEKGKGEISEKVDSILDILSRGLKKVVNVARSNF from the coding sequence ATGACAAAAATAGCAGAATCCAAAATCATTGTCGGTCTAGATATCGGCACATCAAAAGTTGTCGCCGTAGTCGGTGAAGTATTGCCTGACGGCGTGATTAATGTTATCGGTTCGGGTAGTTGCCCAGCTAAAGGCGTTGATCGCGGCGGTGTTATCGACTTAGATGCAGCGGTAAATTCGATTCAACGTGCGATAGAACAAGCCGAATCTGTTTCCGATTGTCAAATTATCGGCGTAACGCTTGCGATTTCCGGTCAGCATATTACTGCGTTGAACGAAAGCGGTACCGTACCGCTTTCAGGTACGGTAACAAACGAAGATATTGATGCGGCTATTCATATAGCACGTTCGATTAAGTTACCTGACGGATTGGAGACCTTACATATTATTCCGCAGGAATATAAAGTGGACAGATTACCGGCAACCAAAAACCCGGTCGGTTTATCCGGTATGCGCTTGCAAGCACAAGCACATATTATCACTTGTCACCAAGATTGGTTACGTAACCTGAAAAATGCGGTAGAGCGAGCGAAATTAAAAGTGGATCAAGTGGTCTTTTCCGGACTTGCATCAAGTTATTCGGTTTTAACCGAAGACGAGAAAGAATTAGGCGTATGCTTGATCGACATCGGCGGCGGTACAATGGATATTCTTGTTTATACCGACGGTGCGTTACGTTTTAGTAAAGTGATTCCTTTTGCCGGTAATAATGTTACCGATTATATTGCGCAAGTCTTCACTACTTCTCGCAATGAAGCCGAGAGTATTAAAATCAATTACGGTAGCGCAGTTAATCCGCCTACGCATAATGCGGATAAGAAAATTGAAGTTGCAGGGCTTGGCGGTCGTATGCCTAGAACCTTTACTAAAGCGCAAGTTGCTACCGTGACTTCACAATGTTATAGTGATTTGTTAAAAGTCGTAGAAAACGAATTGGTACAATTACGTCATGAATTGCTGCAAAAAGGCATAAAACAGGAATTAATTGCAGGTTTTGTGCTTACGGGTGGTGGTTCGCAAATCGAAGATATTGTAGAATGTGCGAGAGAAATTTTCGGCTCTCAGGTAAGAGTCGGATATCCGTTGAATATTACAGGATTGACGGATTACGTAAATAAGCCGCAATATGCGACAGTACTCGGTCTTTTACAATATAGCCATTATAACTCGGATGAAAAGGGGAAGGGCGAAATCAGCGAGAAAGTAGATAGTATCCTTGATATTCTGAGTCGAGGGCTGAAAAAAGTAGTTAATGTGGCAAGATCGAATTTTTAA
- the ftsZ gene encoding cell division protein FtsZ: protein MFEPIYETTQDAVIKVVGVGGGGGNALNHMVDGNLNNEGVGGVEFFSVNTDAQVLRTSSVRQTIQIGANITKGLGAGANPNVGRQAAEEDREALSNMLAGADMVFISAGMGGGTGTGAAPVIADIAKSQGSLTVAIVTKPFRFEGNKRMNYAEQGIQELSKHVDSLIIIPNDKLLKVLPKNTKMMDAFKAANDILRNAVLGITDMITSPGLINVDFADVKTVMSEMGRAMMGTGIAEGEDRAEHAAHDAVASPLLEDVDLSGAKGILVSISSGLDIELNEVDVIMDYIHSFAAPDATIVFGTSVYPEMEGKLRVTLVATGIGQAEELTLPRATVVPQPMQQPMQQQGYQQQAQQPQQPAFAQQGYAQPAQFAQPQQAAPKPQQVDSSQVWSPNSIPGFMRNGQ, encoded by the coding sequence ATGTTTGAACCTATTTATGAAACAACGCAAGATGCGGTAATTAAGGTAGTCGGCGTTGGTGGCGGTGGTGGTAACGCACTAAACCATATGGTGGACGGAAACCTGAATAACGAAGGTGTCGGCGGCGTTGAGTTTTTCTCGGTAAATACCGATGCGCAAGTATTGCGTACAAGTTCCGTGCGCCAAACGATTCAAATCGGTGCGAATATCACTAAAGGTTTAGGTGCCGGTGCAAATCCGAATGTAGGTCGTCAAGCAGCGGAAGAAGACCGCGAAGCGTTATCGAATATGCTTGCGGGTGCGGATATGGTATTTATCTCTGCCGGTATGGGCGGCGGTACGGGTACCGGTGCGGCGCCGGTTATTGCCGATATCGCAAAATCGCAAGGTTCATTAACGGTTGCCATCGTAACCAAACCGTTCCGTTTCGAAGGTAACAAACGTATGAATTACGCGGAGCAAGGTATCCAAGAGTTATCTAAGCACGTAGATTCATTAATTATCATCCCTAACGATAAATTATTAAAGGTATTACCTAAAAATACGAAAATGATGGATGCTTTCAAAGCGGCGAATGATATTTTACGTAACGCCGTTTTAGGTATCACCGATATGATTACCTCTCCGGGGTTAATTAACGTGGACTTTGCCGACGTGAAAACCGTTATGTCGGAAATGGGACGTGCGATGATGGGTACCGGTATTGCCGAAGGCGAAGACCGTGCAGAACATGCGGCGCATGATGCGGTAGCCAGCCCGTTATTGGAAGATGTCGATTTATCCGGTGCGAAAGGTATCTTAGTAAGTATCTCTTCAGGTTTAGATATTGAGTTAAACGAAGTCGATGTGATTATGGATTATATCCACAGTTTTGCCGCTCCGGATGCGACGATTGTATTCGGTACTTCGGTTTATCCGGAAATGGAAGGTAAACTTCGCGTAACATTAGTGGCGACAGGTATCGGTCAAGCGGAAGAATTAACGTTACCGAGAGCGACTGTCGTTCCGCAACCAATGCAACAACCTATGCAACAGCAAGGCTATCAACAACAAGCGCAACAGCCTCAACAACCTGCTTTTGCACAACAGGGTTACGCTCAGCCGGCGCAATTCGCTCAACCGCAACAAGCGGCTCCGAAACCTCAGCAAGTGGATTCTTCCCAAGTTTGGTCTCCTAATTCGATTCCGGGATTTATGAGAAACGGTCAATAA
- the lpxC gene encoding UDP-3-O-acyl-N-acetylglucosamine deacetylase, whose product MIKQRTLKQATKVTGIGLHSGKKVTLTLRPAPANTGIVYARTDLEPAVYFPASAESIRDTQLCTCMINDDGVRISTVEHLNAAMASLGLDNLIVEVDAPEIPIMDGSASPFIYLLLDAGIEEQDAPKKFIRIRETVRVEEGDKWAEMKPYSKGLKLDFTIDFSHPMISKDVRNFKMELSAENFIHKISRARTFTFMKDVEYLQSIGLALGGSLDNAIVLDEYRILNEEGLRYKDELVKHKMLDSIGDLFMCGYNILGDFSAYKSGHGLNNKLLRAILANENAWEFVTFEDKEQAPQGYRIGEQVFI is encoded by the coding sequence ATGATTAAACAAAGAACATTAAAACAAGCGACTAAAGTCACCGGTATCGGTTTGCACAGCGGTAAAAAAGTAACGCTAACGTTACGTCCCGCACCGGCTAATACGGGGATTGTTTATGCTCGTACGGATTTAGAACCGGCGGTGTATTTTCCTGCAAGTGCGGAATCTATTCGTGATACGCAGCTTTGTACTTGTATGATTAATGATGACGGTGTACGTATTTCAACGGTTGAACACTTAAATGCGGCAATGGCTTCATTAGGTTTGGATAACTTAATCGTTGAAGTTGATGCGCCTGAAATTCCGATTATGGATGGCAGTGCGAGTCCGTTCATCTATTTATTATTAGATGCCGGTATTGAAGAGCAAGACGCACCGAAGAAATTTATTCGTATCAGAGAAACGGTACGTGTGGAAGAAGGCGATAAATGGGCGGAAATGAAGCCTTATAGCAAAGGCTTAAAACTAGATTTCACCATTGATTTTAGCCATCCGATGATCAGTAAGGATGTGCGTAATTTCAAAATGGAATTATCTGCCGAAAACTTTATTCACAAAATCAGCCGTGCAAGAACTTTCACCTTTATGAAAGATGTTGAATATCTTCAATCAATCGGCTTAGCATTAGGCGGTAGCCTTGATAATGCGATCGTATTAGATGAATATCGTATCTTGAATGAAGAAGGCTTACGCTATAAAGACGAATTGGTTAAGCATAAAATGTTAGACTCAATCGGCGACTTATTTATGTGCGGTTATAATATCCTTGGTGATTTCAGTGCATATAAATCGGGACACGGTTTAAATAACAAATTATTACGTGCAATCCTTGCTAACGAAAATGCTTGGGAATTTGTAACCTTTGAAGATAAAGAACAAGCGCCGCAAGGTTATCGTATCGGTGAACAAGTCTTTATCTAG
- the recN gene encoding DNA repair protein RecN has product MLTHLTVNNFAIVRHLTLELNEGMSVITGETGAGKSIAIDALSLCLGYRSESSMIRHGADKADITATFSMQATSPAYLWLKQHELLDEDNPQECILRRMINQEGRSKAFVNNRPLPISHLRELGQYLIHLNGQHAPQLLLKSEYQLEVLDNYAGIYSLLNEMSSQYQRWKKLHQQVKNFRQQCQENEARKQLLQYQVDELDEFAIKQGEFEEMEETHSRLSNSEALTALSQEVTDLLSESELNVDSMLYKAIRHLEDLVEVDSRYQSALNMLNEALIQVQEASSEVSDLAGKIEQDPDLLNELDIRISKTLQLARKHHVLPENLWQHHEFIQQELQKLEDFAGNEEQLIADEQAAHQQSIKLAEQIYQKRLEAGKKLAEQVTAQIKRLSMENGEFFIDVQHDAKRLSSNGADVVEFNLRSNLGQQAQPLAKIASGGELSRISLAVQVLTANKLSTPTIIFDEVDVGISGPTATIVGKLLRQLGKKCQVLCVTHLPQVASYGHHHFNVQKYVENNQTETQMSLLTQAERVQVLARLLGGSKITDTVLANAQEMLDLVE; this is encoded by the coding sequence ATGCTTACTCATTTAACGGTTAATAATTTTGCAATTGTTCGTCACTTAACATTAGAGCTGAATGAAGGTATGTCCGTGATTACCGGCGAAACCGGGGCGGGTAAGTCCATTGCGATTGATGCGTTAAGCCTTTGTCTCGGCTATCGTTCGGAAAGCAGTATGATTCGTCATGGTGCGGATAAAGCGGATATTACCGCAACCTTTAGTATGCAAGCGACTAGCCCGGCTTATTTATGGTTGAAACAACATGAATTACTGGATGAAGATAATCCGCAAGAATGCATTTTACGCCGTATGATTAACCAAGAGGGACGTTCTAAGGCATTTGTAAACAATCGTCCGTTACCGATTTCTCATCTACGAGAGTTAGGCCAATATCTGATTCATTTGAACGGTCAGCACGCACCGCAATTATTATTAAAAAGTGAGTATCAGTTGGAGGTATTAGATAACTATGCCGGTATCTATAGTTTGTTAAATGAAATGAGTAGCCAATACCAGCGTTGGAAGAAATTACATCAGCAAGTGAAAAATTTCCGCCAACAGTGCCAAGAGAATGAGGCTCGTAAACAGCTGCTGCAATATCAAGTAGATGAGCTAGATGAGTTTGCGATTAAGCAAGGTGAATTTGAGGAAATGGAAGAAACGCATAGCCGGTTATCCAATTCCGAAGCATTAACCGCATTATCCCAAGAGGTGACTGATTTACTGAGCGAAAGTGAACTAAATGTCGATTCAATGTTATATAAGGCGATTCGTCATTTAGAAGATTTAGTCGAGGTTGATTCACGTTATCAATCGGCACTAAATATGTTAAATGAAGCACTTATTCAGGTTCAGGAAGCCAGTTCCGAGGTGAGTGATTTAGCCGGCAAAATAGAGCAAGATCCGGATTTACTCAATGAGTTGGATATACGTATTAGTAAGACGCTTCAATTAGCCCGTAAGCACCATGTATTGCCGGAGAATTTATGGCAACATCACGAATTTATTCAGCAAGAATTACAAAAACTGGAGGATTTTGCCGGAAATGAAGAACAGTTAATTGCGGATGAGCAAGCGGCTCATCAACAGTCTATTAAGCTGGCTGAGCAAATTTATCAAAAGCGTCTTGAGGCAGGTAAAAAATTAGCTGAGCAAGTGACGGCACAAATTAAACGTCTTTCAATGGAAAACGGCGAGTTCTTTATTGATGTTCAGCATGATGCAAAAAGATTATCAAGTAACGGGGCTGATGTTGTTGAATTTAATTTGCGCAGTAATTTAGGGCAACAGGCTCAGCCGTTAGCTAAAATCGCTTCCGGCGGTGAGTTATCACGTATTTCCTTGGCTGTACAGGTGTTGACGGCAAATAAATTATCCACACCGACAATTATTTTTGATGAGGTGGATGTTGGGATTAGCGGCCCGACAGCCACCATAGTCGGTAAGCTGTTACGCCAATTAGGTAAGAAATGTCAGGTGCTTTGCGTGACACATTTACCGCAGGTAGCAAGCTATGGGCATCACCATTTTAATGTGCAAAAGTATGTGGAAAATAATCAGACGGAAACTCAAATGTCGTTATTAACCCAAGCGGAACGCGTTCAGGTCTTAGCAAGATTATTAGGTGGAAGTAAGATTACCGATACGGTGCTTGCTAATGCACAGGAAATGCTAGATTTAGTTGAATAA